A single genomic interval of Helianthus annuus cultivar XRQ/B chromosome 13, HanXRQr2.0-SUNRISE, whole genome shotgun sequence harbors:
- the LOC110899730 gene encoding probable serine/threonine-protein kinase cdc7 isoform X2 yields MNNQLVLSCAPEQLSDLKIADCELSTRSWSLFAVLLSIGRPVSPIELASRCRSVEMSTEFVEFVCSLPNSPVELNADGFVTVSSAVCKDLQRFLVNSSGGLKFLLCSEMMRECVRKRVWEDVEVTYTRKRRRLWPNVYEKANPADLSMPFVIPNASAKVYVHVDEAVRSVIMNTGSITSNDDRMPSLIKFDAGNFNHGSSSKREDKNEISTILSMNGFRNTSDESSLLGKSSTSCSQEDDNNKVISPVKACIDDGSKANNDSLEIQNIVPSTEEEKIVCERDHDNLLISKDIKCKDDCTMKNTDVELVSFDQKHMPEFTAKLEAIPKVTNFTAQTVSLKTNKGNDAGSVTELKYGKKDRRSIYTKQKIKPTCEQRMQTSGREIVKENKDKAPVVSVKGHSEPEEVPVFESYIVEEKEGSGGYGTVYKARRKKDGTMFAVKYPHVNANRQHVYNEVKMLERFGGKNFVIKYEGSFKSGNSHCLVLEHVAHDRPEVLKREIDVFQLRWYGYCLFRALASLHKQGVVHRDVKPGNFLFSRKASKGYLIDFNLATDLHQKLVSTGKSKSYDDASSKLVLPPHPEFLPPTRSSKYTSFKALAAETHSKMPSLPKNSKKKKDPKYLNNTHGVMKSQGADGSGITSAKDATSSKVPSGERFREPIPCKGRQEYLNLVQEALQSPAHEATVTSTPVSKRKRVAAPPAKLDSKFLYLTPMPLQSIGGGLLKNKGDGKQKKEGPCVGTKGFRAPEVLLKSTYQGPKVDIWSAGVTLLYFLIGRTPFVGDPDQNIKEIAKLRGSEALWEVAKLHDRESSFPPELLQVQSLTSTKLQEWCKQNTRRLDFLEVIPNSFIDLVDKCLTVNPRSRISAEEALKHEFFVPCFNELEKQRMIRQKLAHSNSHTSTVKALP; encoded by the exons ATGAACAACCAGCTGGTGCTATCGTGCGCACCTGAGCAACTTTCAGATCTCAAAATTGCCGACTGTGAGTTATCCACCAGATCATGGAGCTTATTCGCTGTTTTATTATCGATCGGGCGTCCAGTTTCTCCAATCGAACTCGCTTCTCGTTGCAGATCTGTTGAAATGTCTACGGAATTTGTTGAATTTGTGTGTTCGTTGCCTAATTCGCCGGTTGAGTTGAATGCCGATGGATTTGTTACGGTTAGTTCTGCTGTTTGTAAAGATTTGCAGCGGTTTTTGGTGAACTCGAGTGGAGGTTTGAAGTTTTTGCTTTGTTCGGAGATGATGCGAGAGTGTGTGAGGAAGAGAGTGTGGGAGGATGTTGAGGTTACCTATACTCGAAAGCGGAGGCGATTGTGGCCGAATGTTTACG AGAAAGCTAATCCAGCGGATTTGAGTATGCCTTTTGTGATTCCAAATGCTAGTGCAAAG GTCTATGTTCACGTTGATGAAGCCGTAAGGAGTGTAATCATGAACACAGGATCTATTACATCTAATGATGATAGGATGCCCTCGCTTATCAAGTTTGATGCTGGAAACTTTAATCATGGATCGAGCAGTAAACGTGAAGATAAAAACGAGATTTCTACAATTTTGAGCATGAACGGGTTTAGAA ATACTAGTGATGAAAGCTCTTTGTTAGGAAAATCTAGTACATCATGTTCTCAAGAAGACGATAACAATAAGGTTATATCACCGGTGAAGGCGTGTATTGATGATGGTTCTAAGGCCAATAACGACTCGCTTGAAATACAAAACATAGTTCCATCAACGGAAGAAGAAAAAATAGTTTGTGAACGAGATCATGATAATCTATTGATCAGTAAGGATATTAAATGTAAAGATGACTGTACAATGAAAAACACAGACGTTGAGCTTGTTTCCTTTGATCAAAAACATATGCCTGAATTCACTGCGAAATTGGAAGCTATTCCAAAGGTTACAAATTTCACAGCTCAAACAGTTTCTctaaaaacaaacaagggaaacGATGCTGGTTCTGTTACCGAGCTGAAGTACGGTAAAAAAGACAGGAGGTCAATTTATACGAAGCAGAAAATAAAACCAACTTGTGAACAGAGGATGCAAACTAGCGGAAGGGAAATCGTAAAAGAAAATAAAGATAAGGCTCCCGTCGTTTCTGTGAAA GGTCATTCGGAGCCAGAAGAAGTCCCGGTGTTTGAATCTTATATTGTAGAGGAAAAAGAGGGTTCAG GTGGTTATGGCACAGTGTACAAGGCACGGAGGAAAAAAGATGGAACAATGTTTGCTGTTAAAT ATCCTCATGTAAACGCTAACAGACAACATGTTTATAACGAGGTGAAAATGCTGGAGAGATTTGG GGGTAAAAACTTTGTGATAAAATACGAAGGCTCGTTTAAAAGTGGAAACTCTCATTGTCTTGTTCTTGAGCATGTTGCACACGACAGACCCGAG gTTTTGAAGagagaaatagatgtttttcaaCTCAGGTGGTATGGCTACTGTTTGTTCAGAGCACTTGCTAGTCTTCATAAGCAG GGGGTAGTTCACAGAGATGTTAAGCCTGGAAATTTTCTGTTTTCTCGTAAGGCCTCAAAAGGATATCTCATAGATTTTAACCTTGCTACT GATCTACATCAGAAGCTTGTATCCACTG GAAAATCGAAGTCTTATGATGATGCAAGTTctaagcttgttcttcctcctcaTCCCGAATTTCTTCCTCCTACAAGAAGCAGTAAATACACAAGCTTTAAGGCTTTAGCAGCAGAAACACACTCCAAAATGCCTTCACttccaaaaaattcaaaaaagaaaAAGGATCCCAAATACTTGAACAACACGCACGGTGTGATGAAAAGCCAAGGTGCTGACGGTTCCGGAATAACCTCTGCAAAAGACGCAACAAGTTCTAAAGTTCCTTCAGGAGAAAGATTTCGAGAGCCTATTCCTTGTAAAGGAAGACAAGAGTATCTCAATCTTGTACAGGAAGCATTGCAGAGTCCTGCTCATGAAGCAACGGTTACTAGTACTCCGGTTTCGAAACGAAAACGGGTTGCTGCTCCCCCTGCTAAGTTAGATAGCAAATTTCTGTATCTCACTCCAATGCCTTTGCAGTCTATTGGAGGTGGTTTACTTAAGAACAAAG ggGATGGGAAACAAAAGAAAGAAGGACCTTGTGTTGGGACAAAGGGTTTCAGAGCCCCAGAG GTATTGCTAAAATCTACATACCAAGGCCCCAAGGTTGACATATGGTCTGCTGGGGTTACTTTACTCTACTTCCTCATTGGAAGAACCCCCTTTGTTGGTGATCCTGATCA AAACATAAAGGAGATTGCAAAGCTAAGGGGCAGTGAAGCTCTATGGGAAGTGGCAAAGTTGCATGATCGGGAATCATCATTTCCACCG GAACTCCTCCAAGTACAATCACTGACATCCACAAAACTACAAGAATGGTGTAAACAAAACACGAGACGACTGGATTTTCTAGAGGTTATCCCAAACTCGTTTATCGACCTTGTGGACAAGTGCTTAACGGTGAACCCGCGGTCAAGGATTAGTGCCGAAGAAGCTCTGAAGCATGAGTTTTTTGTGCCATGCTTCAATGAGTTAGAGAAGCAGAGGATGATTAGGCAAAAGCTTGCGCATTCGAATTCACACACGTCAACAGTCAAAGCTCTTCCGTAA
- the LOC110899730 gene encoding uncharacterized protein LOC110899730 isoform X1: protein MNNQLVLSCAPEQLSDLKIADCELSTRSWSLFAVLLSIGRPVSPIELASRCRSVEMSTEFVEFVCSLPNSPVELNADGFVTVSSAVCKDLQRFLVNSSGGLKFLLCSEMMRECVRKRVWEDVEVTYTRKRRRLWPNVYEKANPADLSMPFVIPNASAKVYVHVDEAVRSVIMNTGSITSNDDRMPSLIKFDAGNFNHGSSSKREDKNEISTILSMNGFRSKSSFRLSTSISRGLTDYFQFQSLSRLTASSLLRIADTSDESSLLGKSSTSCSQEDDNNKVISPVKACIDDGSKANNDSLEIQNIVPSTEEEKIVCERDHDNLLISKDIKCKDDCTMKNTDVELVSFDQKHMPEFTAKLEAIPKVTNFTAQTVSLKTNKGNDAGSVTELKYGKKDRRSIYTKQKIKPTCEQRMQTSGREIVKENKDKAPVVSVKGHSEPEEVPVFESYIVEEKEGSGGYGTVYKARRKKDGTMFAVKYPHVNANRQHVYNEVKMLERFGGKNFVIKYEGSFKSGNSHCLVLEHVAHDRPEVLKREIDVFQLRWYGYCLFRALASLHKQGVVHRDVKPGNFLFSRKASKGYLIDFNLATDLHQKLVSTGKSKSYDDASSKLVLPPHPEFLPPTRSSKYTSFKALAAETHSKMPSLPKNSKKKKDPKYLNNTHGVMKSQGADGSGITSAKDATSSKVPSGERFREPIPCKGRQEYLNLVQEALQSPAHEATVTSTPVSKRKRVAAPPAKLDSKFLYLTPMPLQSIGGGLLKNKGDGKQKKEGPCVGTKGFRAPEVLLKSTYQGPKVDIWSAGVTLLYFLIGRTPFVGDPDQNIKEIAKLRGSEALWEVAKLHDRESSFPPELLQVQSLTSTKLQEWCKQNTRRLDFLEVIPNSFIDLVDKCLTVNPRSRISAEEALKHEFFVPCFNELEKQRMIRQKLAHSNSHTSTVKALP, encoded by the exons ATGAACAACCAGCTGGTGCTATCGTGCGCACCTGAGCAACTTTCAGATCTCAAAATTGCCGACTGTGAGTTATCCACCAGATCATGGAGCTTATTCGCTGTTTTATTATCGATCGGGCGTCCAGTTTCTCCAATCGAACTCGCTTCTCGTTGCAGATCTGTTGAAATGTCTACGGAATTTGTTGAATTTGTGTGTTCGTTGCCTAATTCGCCGGTTGAGTTGAATGCCGATGGATTTGTTACGGTTAGTTCTGCTGTTTGTAAAGATTTGCAGCGGTTTTTGGTGAACTCGAGTGGAGGTTTGAAGTTTTTGCTTTGTTCGGAGATGATGCGAGAGTGTGTGAGGAAGAGAGTGTGGGAGGATGTTGAGGTTACCTATACTCGAAAGCGGAGGCGATTGTGGCCGAATGTTTACG AGAAAGCTAATCCAGCGGATTTGAGTATGCCTTTTGTGATTCCAAATGCTAGTGCAAAG GTCTATGTTCACGTTGATGAAGCCGTAAGGAGTGTAATCATGAACACAGGATCTATTACATCTAATGATGATAGGATGCCCTCGCTTATCAAGTTTGATGCTGGAAACTTTAATCATGGATCGAGCAGTAAACGTGAAGATAAAAACGAGATTTCTACAATTTTGAGCATGAACGGGTTTAGAAGTAAGAGCAGTTTCAGACTTAGTACTTCAATATCAAGAGGGCTTACGGATTATTTTCAGTTTCAGTCATTATCTCGTCTAACTGCAAGTTCACTTTTGCGGATAGCAGATACTAGTGATGAAAGCTCTTTGTTAGGAAAATCTAGTACATCATGTTCTCAAGAAGACGATAACAATAAGGTTATATCACCGGTGAAGGCGTGTATTGATGATGGTTCTAAGGCCAATAACGACTCGCTTGAAATACAAAACATAGTTCCATCAACGGAAGAAGAAAAAATAGTTTGTGAACGAGATCATGATAATCTATTGATCAGTAAGGATATTAAATGTAAAGATGACTGTACAATGAAAAACACAGACGTTGAGCTTGTTTCCTTTGATCAAAAACATATGCCTGAATTCACTGCGAAATTGGAAGCTATTCCAAAGGTTACAAATTTCACAGCTCAAACAGTTTCTctaaaaacaaacaagggaaacGATGCTGGTTCTGTTACCGAGCTGAAGTACGGTAAAAAAGACAGGAGGTCAATTTATACGAAGCAGAAAATAAAACCAACTTGTGAACAGAGGATGCAAACTAGCGGAAGGGAAATCGTAAAAGAAAATAAAGATAAGGCTCCCGTCGTTTCTGTGAAA GGTCATTCGGAGCCAGAAGAAGTCCCGGTGTTTGAATCTTATATTGTAGAGGAAAAAGAGGGTTCAG GTGGTTATGGCACAGTGTACAAGGCACGGAGGAAAAAAGATGGAACAATGTTTGCTGTTAAAT ATCCTCATGTAAACGCTAACAGACAACATGTTTATAACGAGGTGAAAATGCTGGAGAGATTTGG GGGTAAAAACTTTGTGATAAAATACGAAGGCTCGTTTAAAAGTGGAAACTCTCATTGTCTTGTTCTTGAGCATGTTGCACACGACAGACCCGAG gTTTTGAAGagagaaatagatgtttttcaaCTCAGGTGGTATGGCTACTGTTTGTTCAGAGCACTTGCTAGTCTTCATAAGCAG GGGGTAGTTCACAGAGATGTTAAGCCTGGAAATTTTCTGTTTTCTCGTAAGGCCTCAAAAGGATATCTCATAGATTTTAACCTTGCTACT GATCTACATCAGAAGCTTGTATCCACTG GAAAATCGAAGTCTTATGATGATGCAAGTTctaagcttgttcttcctcctcaTCCCGAATTTCTTCCTCCTACAAGAAGCAGTAAATACACAAGCTTTAAGGCTTTAGCAGCAGAAACACACTCCAAAATGCCTTCACttccaaaaaattcaaaaaagaaaAAGGATCCCAAATACTTGAACAACACGCACGGTGTGATGAAAAGCCAAGGTGCTGACGGTTCCGGAATAACCTCTGCAAAAGACGCAACAAGTTCTAAAGTTCCTTCAGGAGAAAGATTTCGAGAGCCTATTCCTTGTAAAGGAAGACAAGAGTATCTCAATCTTGTACAGGAAGCATTGCAGAGTCCTGCTCATGAAGCAACGGTTACTAGTACTCCGGTTTCGAAACGAAAACGGGTTGCTGCTCCCCCTGCTAAGTTAGATAGCAAATTTCTGTATCTCACTCCAATGCCTTTGCAGTCTATTGGAGGTGGTTTACTTAAGAACAAAG ggGATGGGAAACAAAAGAAAGAAGGACCTTGTGTTGGGACAAAGGGTTTCAGAGCCCCAGAG GTATTGCTAAAATCTACATACCAAGGCCCCAAGGTTGACATATGGTCTGCTGGGGTTACTTTACTCTACTTCCTCATTGGAAGAACCCCCTTTGTTGGTGATCCTGATCA AAACATAAAGGAGATTGCAAAGCTAAGGGGCAGTGAAGCTCTATGGGAAGTGGCAAAGTTGCATGATCGGGAATCATCATTTCCACCG GAACTCCTCCAAGTACAATCACTGACATCCACAAAACTACAAGAATGGTGTAAACAAAACACGAGACGACTGGATTTTCTAGAGGTTATCCCAAACTCGTTTATCGACCTTGTGGACAAGTGCTTAACGGTGAACCCGCGGTCAAGGATTAGTGCCGAAGAAGCTCTGAAGCATGAGTTTTTTGTGCCATGCTTCAATGAGTTAGAGAAGCAGAGGATGATTAGGCAAAAGCTTGCGCATTCGAATTCACACACGTCAACAGTCAAAGCTCTTCCGTAA
- the LOC110899731 gene encoding bax inhibitor 1 — translation MDSFSSFFDSQSQSASRNSWTYDSLKNFRQISPVVQSHLKQVYLTLCCALVASAVGAYLHILWNIGGLLTTFATIGCMSWLLATPPYEEQKRVSLLMASSLFQGASIGPLIELTIDFDPSILVSAFVGTAIAFACFSGAAMLARRREYLYLGGLLSSGVSILFWLHFASSIFGGSMAMFQFELYFGLLVFVGYMVFDTQQIIEKAHLGDLDYVKHALTLFTDFVAVFVRILIIMLKNSAQREERKKKRRD, via the exons ATGGATTCATTCTCATCGTTCTTCGATTCACAATCGCAATCGGCTTCTCGTAACAGCTGGACTTACGATTCTCTCAAGAATTTCCGTCAGATTTCTCCCGTTGTTCAATCTCATCTCAAACAG GTTTATCTGACACTATGTTGCGCGCTAGTAGCATCAGCCGTGGGGGCTTATCTTCACATTCTATGGAACATTGGAGGTCTTTTGACCACCTTTGCAACCATAGGATGCATGTCTTGGTTACTCGCCACTCCTCCATATGAAGAG CAAAAAAGGGTTTCACTATTGATGGCATCATCCCTCTTCCAAGGAGCCTCTATTGGTCCGTTAATCGAgctgaccattgactttgacccAAG CATTTTAGTGAGCGCGTTCGTGGGGACCGCCATTGCGTTCGCCTGCTTTTCAGGAGCTGCCATGTTGGCAAGACGTAGAGAGTATCTTTATCTAGGAGGCCTTCTGTCTTCTGGTGTTTCTATACTCTTCTGGTTGCATTTTGCTTCATCCATCTTTGGTGGTTCTATGGCTATGTTCCAGTTTGAG CTGTATTTTGGGCTTTTGGTGTTTGTTGGGTACATGGTATTCGATACACAGCAGATCATCGAAAAGGCTCATCTTGGAGACTTGGATTATGTCAAGCATGCACTCACACTCTTTACCGACTTCGTTGCTGTCTTTGTTCGTATCCTCATTATCATG CTGAAGAATTCGGCTCAAAGGGAagagaggaagaagaagaggaggGATTAG